One stretch of Euphorbia lathyris chromosome 7, ddEupLath1.1, whole genome shotgun sequence DNA includes these proteins:
- the LOC136200864 gene encoding uncharacterized protein, which translates to MQSQCTWTPPIMLRPLSFKPSTFLPFSISKHLHPKIFHLSNFRTRISSYPSLMSALSTASTTENDSVSGLSDSTQKTQQPLQVAKRLEKFKTTIFTQMSSLAIKHGAINLGQGFPNFDGPDFVKEAAIQAVRDGKNQYARGYGVPDLNSAIVSRFKKDTGLEVDPEKEVTVTSGCTEAIAATMLGLINPGDEVILFAPFYDSYEATLSMAGADIKCITLRPPDFAIPIDELKSTISKNTRAILINSPHNPTGKMFTREEFETIASLCIENDVLVFSDEVYDKLAFEMDHISIASLPGMYERTVTMNSLGKTFSLTGWKIGWAIAPPHLTWGVRQAHSFLTFATSNPMQWAAGTALRAPDSYYTELKRDYMAKKEILVEGLKAVGFKVFPSSGTYFVIVDHTPFGLENDVAFCEYLIEEVGVVAIPTSVFYLNPEDGKNLVRFTFCKDEGTLKAAVERMKEKLKRKC; encoded by the exons ATGCAGAGTCAATGTACTTGGACACCTCCAATAATGCTCAGACCTCTAAGCTTTAAACCCTCCACTTTCCTTCCCTTCTCCATTTCTAAACATTTACACCCCAAAATATTCCATCTTTCCAACTTTAGAACAAGAATCTCCTCTTACCCTTCTCTAATGTCTGCCTTATCTACCGCCTCCACCACCGAAAATGATTCTGTTTCTGGTCTCAGCGACTCGACTCAGAAGACCCAGCAACCATTGCAA GTGGCGAAACGCTTGGAGAAGTTCAAAACTACAATCTTCACACAAATGAGTTCACTTGCCATCAAACATGGTGCTATAAACCTCGGCCAGGGCTTTCCTAACTTCGACGGTCCTGATTTTGTCAAAGAGGCAGCTATTCAAGCTGTTAGGGACGGGAAGAATCAATATGCTCGTGGATATGGAGTTCCAGATTTGAACTCTGCAATTGTTTCCCGATTTAAGAAAGATACAGGGCTCGAGGTAGATCCCGAGAAAGAAGTTACTGTTACGTCTGGGTGTACGGAAGCCATTGCTGCAACAATGTTAGGTTTGATTAATCCTGGTGATGAAGTGATCCTGTTTGCGCCTTTCTACGATTCATATGAAGCAACACTATCAATGGCTGGGGCTGATATCAAATGCATTACCTTGCGACCCCCCGATTTTGCTATTCCGATTGATGAACTCAAGTCCACAATCTCAAAGAACACTCGCGCGATCCTTATCAACTCGCCACATAATCCTACAGGAAAGATGTTTACGAGGGAGGAATTCGAAACCATCGCATCACTCTGCATTGAGAATGATGTTCTGGTTTTTTCCGATGAAGTTTACGATAAATTGGCCTTCGAAATGGATCATATATCGATAGCCTCGCTCCCTGGAATGTACGAGAGGACTGTAACAATGAATTCGTTAGGGAAGACATTCTCCTTAACAGGTTGGAAAATCGGGTGGGCGATAGCGCCTCCACACTTGACATGGGGAGTGCGACAAGCACACTCTTTCCTCACTTTCGCTACCTCCAACCCGATGCAATGGGCAGCGGGAACAGCTCTACGAGCCCCGGATTCGTATTACACAGAGCTAAAGAGGGATTATATGGCAAAGAAGGAAATTTTAGTGGAGGGATTGAAGGCTGTTGGTTTCAAAGTATTCCCATCAAGCGGGACTTACTTTGTCATCGTCGATCACACCCCGTTTGGGCTTGAGAACGACGTTGCGTTTTGTGAGTACCTAATCGAGGAAGTCGGAGTGGTAGCAATCCCCACAAGCGTGTTTTATTTGAACCCGGAAGATGGGAAGAACTTAGTGAGGTTCACTTTCTGCAAAGATGAAGGAACTTTGAAAGCTGCAGTTGAGAGAATGAAGGAGAAGCTGAAGAGGAAATGTTAG